TTTCATCTTACAAGCTGATAGTTCATTTGGaacaacatttatttgaatTCCTCCATCTAACATTGTCATATTAATAGTTGTAACATCACCAAGTTTGAGATTAGGATCAGATAATAACCTGAAGTTAAAACATGTCAAAATGAATGAAGTACATAAACTTACTTTTGACGGTTGGTCTCTCTAAGTTCCATTAACTTATTAATCATTTTAACCTGattacattataaaaatattattaaaattaaacaaagatatTAATTGTCTTAATTAAAGGGTCATCCTCTTTTAGAGGCTCATTATATTAAGATATTAAGGGTATTATGTAACATTGCTATAACAAGattttactatataaaataGAACATAGAACATACCAATTTCTCTGCAGCAGTATCTTCAATAAAACGAGATCCATGTCCTGTATTACCAGTACCTTTAACCTTCAAACCTAAATGGGTGGAGCAAATAAGCCACACCCACAATTAGCAATGTTATTGACTTACACCAAATACATCTTTCAGTATAATATACTGTGAAATTCTCAGTAGGATTAGCTAGTCCTGGAAAATACAAacttacaatataattattatatgaatgTATTTTTTCTAACTACCTTCGTCTAAGGCAAAACCAACATTAAGATCTTTAAAGGTATCTGACTTTACCAGTAATTGCATTCCCAGTGTTCCACCAATTTCCTCATCTAATCACATGACATGTCACATGACACATTAACATGTCAACTGACCTGGTACAAAGGTGACATGGACTGAGCGTAGAGGTTGGACATTAGCGTTTTTAAGACATCGTATCAAGATATTGCATTCCAAGATATTGCATTCCTACAGGAATATTGAGAAATGTCCTAATAGAAGGTAGAGAATATTGAGTGAGAAGGGGGGGTGAGGGAGAGGGGAGAAGAGAGAGGTAGAGAGTGAGTGAGAAGAGAGAGACCTGtgaagggagagggagagagagggggggggaagggagtgagtgagtgagtgagaaagATGTACCTGTGAACCACGAGCTATCTCCATTCTCCTTTTTTTCAGCTGCAAATGGATCACTTGTCCAATGTTCCTACATAATCATATACAATCACAgtgacacaaaaataaaatgtagttttagAGAGTGAAACTTCATATAAGGACATCAATTAATGTCCTTTGTGGGCTTTTACTAGTATTAAGGACTACTAAAACAAGGATATTCCTTTAATtaagataataattaatttaagatCTCAGTGTTTAGATAAGATTTCACTACAGTACAGTTCAACTCACTGGATATACTGGTACTACATCCATATGGGAGTTTAGCATTATTGATGGGAGATCAGGATTACTACCTTTCCAAGTCATTATGACTATAGGACGACCAGAAGCAAGCTAATggacatatattaatatattgacaggtattgttaatatatatcTACCTCAAGACATTGGTAAGGTAGATTGATCTCTTTGGCTTGTCTCTCTAAAAACTTGACAGCACTctctgtaatataatattgataataatatgtGTCTATCCATTATAATGGTATATGCATCCATTTATTGGTATATACATCCATTATATTGGTGTATGCATCCATTATATTGGTATATGCATCCATTTATTAGTGTACATCCATTTATTGGTATATGCATCCATTTATTAGTGTATGCATCCATTTATTGGTATATGCATCCATTATTAGTGCATGCATCCATTATATTGGTATATGCATCCATTTATATTGGTGTGTATATCCATTATATTGGTATATGCATCCATTTATTAGTGTATGCATCCATATATATGTCCATGTATCCATTTTATGTCAATTCTCATGTAATATGTATCCATTCATATATCCAACTATCCATTAATTTGTTCattaaactatatacatttctctatctgtctgtccatttaaTCATTACAAAATGgacatatacatattacatttacaagtatataaatataatattattgtttacataattatattgaatGTATTTGTAAACAACTGTAATAACATTTCTGTTAGTGTCacttaacaaaaacaacaactgtcAATACaatagaatataaatatttataactttTGAAGTAGAATAAAGTCCTAGTGTTCCATACCATAGTCAGGGTTAGGATGAACAGTCTTTATTCTTAAGTATTCTCTAAATCTTGTGATAGCTGGATCTTCATCTATTTTAGCTCTTTTCTCTGTTGGTTCATTCTCTGTAGTGGATGACATATTGCAACCCTTAATAACAGGAAGTCGTAGTATACGGagttgattattattaaccgcatttcatttgtatacaaattttaaaatgtttccgTATACGCCAGTATACTACACCCACGTGCTGTTGTGGTGTTATTGTGTTAGTGGGGTGGGTTTTTAAATCTTTTAAGATGTCATTATTCAAAGCAAGAGAATGGTGGTCTACAGTATCTGGTTATGAGGAGTTCCACTCAACAGGATCACTAACTATAGTACCTATCTCCTCAGATGAACAAGACCAGAGTAAGTCTATAAGAGGAACCTTCTTAGCCTAGTTATGAcactatattgaggacacttgttctagtcccatactaatactttagtgtattatacaatctctatattgaggacacttgttctagtcccatactaatactttagtgtattatacaacctctatattgaggacacttgttctagtccccatactaatactttagtgtattatacaacctctatattgaggacacttgttctagtcccatactaatactttagtgtattatataacctctatattgaggacacttgttctagtcccatactaatactttaatgtattatacaacctctatattgaggacacttgttctagtcccatactaatactttagtgtattatacaacctctatattgaggacacttgttctaatCTCATATTATACTAAGGACAGTGTCCACTATAGAGAGGTTACATTATATATGAAGTGGGTgtggtttttatttatattgtttcaGATATTATAATGGTGGGTAGTTTTAGTGGTATCTTAAGAGCATATGCCCCAACCAATGAGCCATTCTCTCCCAGTCATCTTCTATTGGAAACACAGCTACCATCACCAATAATTCAAGTGGGTGTGGTCAAGCTATTAAGGTAGATTATAATAAAAGtaactattaataattataatgagcTAATTATATAGGGATTCACCCTCTTCTCAGTTAGCTGTACTTCATTTGAAACTGTTAGCAATTTATTCTTTATCACTTGAAGGAGAA
This window of the Gigantopelta aegis isolate Gae_Host unplaced genomic scaffold, Gae_host_genome ctg3875_pilon_pilon, whole genome shotgun sequence genome carries:
- the LOC121392474 gene encoding LOW QUALITY PROTEIN: aminoacylase-1-like (The sequence of the model RefSeq protein was modified relative to this genomic sequence to represent the inferred CDS: inserted 4 bases in 2 codons), which produces MSSTTENEPTEKRAKIDEDPAITRFREYLRIKTVHPNPDYESAVKFLERQAKEINLPYQCLELASGRPIVIMTWKGSNPDLPSIMLNSHMDVVPVYPEHWTSDPFAAEKKENGDXARGSQVSLFSLTLYLSLLPSPSPPLLTQYSLPSIRTFLNIPVGMQYLGMQYLXIRCLKNANVQPLRSVHVTFVPDEEIGGTLGMQLLVKSDTFKDLNVGFALDEGLANPTENFTVYYTERCIWCLKVKGTGNTGHGSRFIEDTAAEKLVKMINKLMELRETNRQKLLSDPNLKLGDVTTINMTMLDGGIQINVVPNELSASFDIRVVPSLEELKRLEQTLEEWSKETGCTIEWLVKKEYSPPTSIDPSSPWWTAFSSTCDSIGIKLEVEVFPAATDGHYLRKIGTPVLGFSPMNHTPILLHDHNEFLNERVYLNGIDIYQKLIPALAAVPQ